The following are encoded together in the Streptococcus oralis genome:
- the bgaA gene encoding LPXTG-anchored adhesin/beta-galactosidase BgaA: MEKGHWNRKRVYSIRKFAVGACSVMIGTCAVLFGGSVIGESPVFADETSIAHTVEQAKEESPAVEEKGDQTVAEHKDAASVDQSQAAPIEASKPEVKEEEPVVPKEEKASLKPEETAPKVESQASSQEKPVKEDLKAATNEEVNQMIEDRKVNFNQNWHFKLNANSKEAVKPDADVSSWQKLDLPHDWSIFNDFDHQSPAQNEGGQLNGGEAWYRKTFKLDEKDLKKNVRLTFDGVYMDSQVYVNGQLVGHYPNGYNQFSYDITKYLHKDGRENVIAVHAVNKQPSSRWYSGSGIYRDVTLQMTDKVHVEKNGTTILTPKLEQQQHGKVETHVTSKIVNTDDKDHELVAEYQIVERGGQAVTGLVRTASRTLKAHESTSLDAILEVEQPKLWTVLNDKPALYELITRVYRDGQLVDAKKDLFGYRYYHWTPNEGFSLNGERIKFHGVSLHHDHGALGAEENYKAEYRRLKQMKEMGVNAIRTTHNPASPQTLQIAAELGLLVQEEAFDTWYGGKKPYDYGRFFEKDATHPEARKGEKWSDYDLRTMVERDKNNPAVFMWSIGNEIGEANGNAHSLATVKRLVKVIKDVDTTRYVTMGADKFRFGDGSGDHEKIANELDAVGFNYSEDNYKKLRAKHPNWLIYGSETSSATRTRGSYYRPEQELKHSNGPERHYEQSDYGNDRVGWGKTATDSWTFDRDNAGYAGQFIWTGTDYIGEPTPWHNQNQTPVKSSYFGIVDTAGIPKHDFYLYQSQWVSAKKKPMVHLLPHWNWENRELASKVEDSDGKIPVRAYSNAASVELFLNGQSLGVKKFNKKQTSDGRTYQEGANAKELYLEWKVAYQPGTLEAVARDEAGKEIARDKITTAGQPAGVRLVKEEHAIAADGKDLTYIYYEIVDSEGNVVPTANNLVRFQLHGQGQLVGVDNGEQASRERYKAQPDGSWIRRAFNGKGVAIVKSTEQAGKFTLTAHSDLLKSGQVTVFTGKKEDQEKTVLGTEVPKVRTVIEKEPKMPKTVGFIYSDGSREKRPVTWSSVDVSQAGVVTVKGMADGREVEARVEVLAIAKELPTVKRVAPGTDLSAVDKYVSIAVTDGSVQEYEVDKWEISEADKAKLSVAGSRIQMTGQLGGETIHATLVVEEGNPAAPAVPNVTVGGESVTGLTTQNPMQYRTLAYGASLPEVVASAENADVTVVQASAANGMRASIYVQPKDGGPLQTYAIQFLEEAPKIDHLSLQVEQADGLKEDQTVKLSVLAHYQDGTQAVLPADKVTFSTSGEGEVAVRKGMLELHKPGTVTLKAEYEGATGQIDLTIQANTEKKVAQSIRPVNVVTDLHQEPTLPATVTVEYDKGFPKAHKVTWQAIPKEKLDHYQTFEVLGKVEGLDLEARAKVSVEGIVSVEEVSVTTPIAEAPQLPESVRTYDSNGHVSSAKVTWDAIRPDQYAKEGVFTVNGRLEGTQLTTKLHVRVSAQTEKGANISDQWTGSELPLAFASDSNPTDPVSNVNDKLISFNDRPANRWTNWNRTNPEASVGVLFGDSGILSKRSVDNLSVGFHEDHGVGVPKSYVIEYYVGKTVPTAPKNPSFVGEENHAFNDPANWKEVSNLKAPAQLKAGEMNHFSFDKVETYAVRIRMVRLDSKKGTSITEVQIFAKQVAAAKQGQTRIQVDGKDLANFNPDLTDYYLESVDGKVPAVTASVSNNGLATVVPSVREGEPVRVIAKAENGDILGEYRLHFTSNKDLLSRKPVAAVKQARLLQVGQPLELPTKVPVYFTGKDGYETKDLAVEWEEVPAENLTKAGQFTVRGRVLGSDLVAEFTVRVTDKLGEALSNNPEYDENSNRAFASATNDIDRNSHDRVDYLNDGNHSENRRWTNWSPTPSSNPEVSAGVIFRENGKIVERTVAQAKLHFFADSGTDAPSKLVLERYIGPDFEVPTYYSNYQAYDAAHPFNNPENWEAVPYRADKDIAAGDEINVTFKAVKAKAMRWRMERKADKKGVAMIEMTFLAPSELPQESTQSKILVDGKELPDFAEDRQDYQITYKGQRPKVSVEESNQVASTVVDSGDDSLPVLVRLVSESGKQVKEYRIQLTKEKPVSEKTVAAVQEELPKLEFVENDLAYKTVEKKDSTLYLGETRVEQEGKVGKERIFTVVNPSGSKEEKLREVVEAPTDRIVLVGTKPGTSLPEDEVKNLVLDRPELIVEEETIDFKVQERKSDKLYLGETRVLQEGQKGIRLHLIEVENGKRQLKETYDKVAAQDRIVEVGTKPGTSLPEDEVKNLVLNRPELVIEEETIDFKVQEQKNDQLPVGQIRVLQEGQKGIRVHLIEVENGKRTEKESYDKVMAQDRIVEVGTASETTKPVPQESTKPQVSEKADTKEISSSEASQAQEEQLPNTGSAASQAALAAGLALLGLSAGLVATKGKKED, from the coding sequence ATGGAAAAAGGCCATTGGAATCGTAAAAGAGTCTACAGCATTCGTAAGTTTGCCGTAGGCGCTTGCTCTGTCATGATTGGAACCTGTGCGGTTCTATTTGGAGGAAGTGTCATTGGAGAATCACCAGTTTTCGCGGATGAAACTTCTATCGCCCACACTGTGGAACAAGCAAAAGAGGAAAGTCCGGCAGTGGAGGAAAAAGGAGATCAAACTGTAGCAGAGCACAAGGATGCTGCAAGTGTCGACCAAAGTCAAGCTGCTCCCATTGAAGCAAGCAAACCAGAGGTGAAAGAAGAGGAACCTGTAGTTCCAAAAGAGGAGAAAGCATCTCTAAAACCTGAAGAAACAGCACCAAAGGTAGAATCTCAAGCTTCAAGTCAAGAAAAACCTGTTAAGGAAGATTTGAAGGCTGCGACAAATGAAGAAGTAAATCAAATGATTGAAGACAGAAAAGTGAATTTTAATCAAAATTGGCACTTTAAACTCAATGCAAACTCCAAAGAAGCTGTGAAACCAGATGCAGATGTTTCGTCATGGCAAAAATTGGATCTACCACACGACTGGAGTATCTTTAACGATTTTGACCATCAATCACCTGCCCAAAACGAAGGTGGACAGCTCAATGGTGGTGAAGCTTGGTATCGTAAGACCTTTAAACTTGATGAAAAAGATCTCAAGAAGAATGTTCGTTTGACCTTTGATGGGGTCTACATGGATTCTCAAGTCTATGTCAATGGCCAGTTAGTGGGACATTATCCAAATGGTTATAACCAGTTCTCTTACGATATTACTAAATACCTCCACAAAGATGGTCGTGAGAATGTGATTGCTGTCCATGCGGTTAACAAACAACCAAGTAGCCGCTGGTACTCTGGTAGCGGTATCTACCGTGATGTGACCTTGCAAATGACAGATAAAGTTCATGTTGAGAAGAATGGGACAACCATCTTAACACCAAAGCTAGAACAACAGCAACATGGCAAGGTTGAAACGCATGTGACCAGCAAAATCGTTAATACAGACGATAAAGACCATGAATTGGTGGCAGAGTATCAAATCGTTGAACGTGGTGGTCAGGCTGTAACAGGCTTGGTTCGTACAGCGAGTCGTACCTTGAAAGCACATGAATCAACAAGTCTTGATGCTATTTTAGAAGTTGAACAACCAAAACTCTGGACCGTTTTAAATGACAAACCTGCCTTGTACGAATTGATTACGCGTGTTTACCGTGATGGTCAATTGGTGGATGCTAAGAAGGATCTGTTTGGTTACCGTTACTATCATTGGACTCCAAATGAAGGATTCTCTTTGAATGGTGAACGCATTAAATTCCATGGTGTTTCCTTACACCATGACCACGGAGCGCTTGGAGCAGAAGAAAACTATAAGGCAGAATACCGTCGTCTCAAACAAATGAAGGAGATGGGCGTTAACGCCATCCGTACAACTCATAACCCTGCAAGTCCACAGACCTTGCAAATCGCAGCAGAACTTGGTTTGCTGGTTCAGGAAGAGGCCTTTGATACGTGGTATGGTGGTAAGAAACCTTATGACTACGGACGTTTCTTTGAAAAAGACGCTACTCACCCAGAAGCTAGAAAAGGTGAAAAATGGTCTGACTACGATCTTCGTACCATGGTTGAAAGAGATAAAAATAACCCAGCTGTCTTCATGTGGTCTATCGGGAATGAAATCGGTGAAGCTAACGGTAATGCTCACTCTCTTGCAACGGTTAAACGCTTAGTAAAAGTGATTAAAGATGTTGATACTACACGTTATGTTACTATGGGAGCAGATAAGTTCCGCTTTGGTGATGGTAGCGGTGATCATGAGAAAATTGCTAATGAACTGGATGCAGTTGGTTTCAACTATTCAGAAGACAACTACAAGAAACTTCGTGCGAAACATCCAAACTGGTTGATTTACGGTTCTGAAACATCTTCAGCTACCCGTACACGTGGAAGTTACTATCGCCCTGAACAGGAATTGAAACATAGTAACGGACCTGAGCGCCATTACGAACAGTCTGACTATGGTAATGACCGAGTTGGCTGGGGTAAAACGGCAACAGATTCATGGACATTTGACCGTGACAACGCTGGCTATGCTGGACAGTTTATCTGGACAGGTACGGACTATATCGGTGAACCTACACCATGGCACAACCAAAACCAAACTCCCGTTAAGAGCTCTTACTTTGGTATCGTAGATACAGCAGGTATTCCAAAACATGACTTTTATCTCTACCAAAGCCAATGGGTTTCTGCCAAGAAGAAACCGATGGTACACCTTCTTCCTCACTGGAACTGGGAAAATAGAGAATTGGCATCGAAAGTTGAAGATTCAGACGGAAAAATCCCAGTTCGAGCTTACTCAAACGCTGCAAGTGTAGAATTGTTCTTAAATGGTCAATCTCTTGGAGTTAAGAAGTTCAACAAGAAACAAACCAGTGATGGCCGCACTTACCAAGAAGGTGCCAATGCTAAGGAACTCTATCTTGAATGGAAGGTTGCGTACCAACCAGGTACTTTAGAAGCTGTAGCTCGCGATGAAGCTGGAAAAGAAATTGCACGTGATAAGATCACGACGGCAGGCCAACCAGCAGGTGTTCGCCTCGTCAAGGAAGAACACGCAATCGCAGCAGATGGAAAAGACTTGACCTACATCTACTACGAAATCGTAGATAGTGAAGGAAATGTGGTACCAACTGCCAATAATTTGGTTCGTTTCCAATTGCATGGACAAGGTCAACTGGTTGGTGTTGATAATGGGGAACAAGCCAGCCGTGAACGCTACAAGGCACAACCTGATGGTTCTTGGATCCGCAGAGCCTTTAACGGTAAAGGGGTTGCCATTGTTAAATCAACTGAGCAAGCAGGTAAATTCACTCTAACAGCCCATTCAGATCTCTTGAAATCTGGTCAAGTAACGGTCTTTACTGGTAAAAAAGAAGACCAAGAAAAGACCGTTCTCGGAACAGAAGTACCAAAAGTACGTACTGTTATTGAAAAAGAGCCAAAAATGCCGAAGACAGTCGGTTTTATCTACAGTGATGGCAGTCGTGAAAAACGTCCAGTAACCTGGTCTTCAGTTGATGTGAGCCAAGCAGGAGTTGTGACTGTTAAAGGTATGGCAGACGGACGTGAAGTTGAGGCTCGTGTAGAAGTTCTAGCAATTGCGAAAGAACTACCAACTGTTAAACGTGTTGCCCCAGGAACAGACTTGAGCGCTGTTGATAAATACGTTTCTATTGCTGTTACGGATGGAAGCGTACAAGAATACGAAGTTGATAAGTGGGAGATTTCGGAAGCAGATAAAGCTAAACTGTCAGTTGCAGGATCACGTATTCAAATGACTGGTCAACTGGGTGGTGAGACTATTCACGCTACCCTTGTGGTAGAAGAAGGTAATCCTGCGGCTCCTGCAGTACCAAATGTAACGGTTGGTGGCGAATCTGTCACTGGTCTTACTACTCAAAATCCAATGCAATATCGAACTCTTGCTTACGGTGCATCCTTGCCAGAAGTTGTAGCAAGTGCTGAAAATGCGGATGTTACTGTAGTCCAAGCAAGTGCAGCAAACGGCATGCGTGCAAGCATCTATGTTCAACCAAAAGATGGTGGACCTCTTCAAACATATGCAATTCAATTCCTTGAAGAAGCACCAAAAATTGACCACTTGAGCTTACAAGTAGAGCAAGCTGACGGTCTTAAAGAAGACCAAACAGTGAAATTGTCTGTCCTTGCACACTATCAAGACGGAACACAAGCAGTTCTACCAGCAGATAAGGTGACCTTCTCTACAAGTGGTGAAGGGGAAGTCGCAGTTCGTAAAGGAATGCTTGAGTTGCATAAGCCAGGAACAGTCACTCTCAAAGCAGAATATGAGGGGGCTACAGGTCAAATCGATCTTACGATCCAGGCCAATACTGAGAAAAAAGTAGCCCAATCTATCCGTCCAGTAAACGTAGTAACAGACTTGCATCAAGAACCTACTCTTCCAGCAACAGTAACGGTTGAGTATGACAAAGGTTTCCCTAAAGCGCACAAAGTCACTTGGCAAGCCATTCCAAAAGAAAAACTCGACCACTATCAAACCTTTGAAGTTCTAGGTAAAGTTGAAGGTCTGGATCTTGAAGCGCGTGCTAAAGTATCTGTAGAAGGCATCGTTTCAGTTGAAGAAGTTAGTGTGACAACCCCAATCGCAGAAGCACCACAATTACCAGAAAGCGTTCGTACCTACGATTCAAATGGCCACGTTTCATCAGCTAAGGTTACTTGGGATGCGATTCGTCCAGACCAATACGCCAAGGAAGGTGTCTTTACAGTTAATGGTCGCCTAGAAGGTACGCAATTAACAACTAAACTTCATGTTCGCGTATCTGCTCAAACTGAGAAGGGGGCAAATATTTCTGACCAATGGACCGGTTCAGAATTGCCACTTGCCTTTGCTTCAGACTCAAATCCAACTGATCCTGTTTCAAACGTCAACGATAAATTGATTTCCTTTAATGACCGCCCAGCTAACCGTTGGACAAACTGGAACCGTACTAATCCAGAAGCTTCAGTTGGTGTCCTATTCGGAGACTCAGGTATTTTGAGCAAACGTTCAGTTGATAATCTAAGTGTCGGATTCCACGAAGACCACGGAGTTGGTGTACCGAAGTCTTATGTGATTGAATATTATGTCGGTAAGACCGTTCCAACAGCCCCTAAAAACCCTAGCTTTGTAGGTGAGGAAAACCATGCCTTTAATGATCCTGCAAACTGGAAAGAGGTAAGCAATCTCAAAGCACCAGCTCAATTAAAAGCTGGAGAAATGAATCATTTCAGCTTTGATAAAGTTGAGACCTATGCGGTTCGCATTCGTATGGTTCGACTTGATAGCAAGAAGGGAACGTCTATCACAGAAGTACAAATTTTTGCGAAACAAGTTGCGGCAGCTAAACAAGGACAAACGAGAATCCAAGTTGACGGTAAAGACTTAGCAAACTTTAACCCAGATTTGACAGACTACTATCTTGAGTCTGTAGATGGAAAAGTTCCTGCAGTAACAGCAAGTGTTAGCAACAATGGTCTCGCTACCGTCGTTCCAAGTGTTCGTGAAGGTGAGCCAGTTCGTGTTATCGCGAAAGCTGAAAATGGCGACATCCTAGGAGAATACCGTCTACACTTTACAAGCAATAAAGACTTGCTCTCTCGTAAACCAGTTGCCGCGGTCAAACAAGCTCGCTTGCTACAAGTAGGGCAACCGCTTGAATTGCCAACTAAGGTTCCTGTTTACTTCACAGGTAAAGACGGTTACGAAACAAAAGACTTGGCAGTTGAATGGGAAGAAGTTCCAGCAGAAAATCTGACAAAAGCAGGTCAATTTACTGTAAGAGGCCGTGTTCTTGGTAGTGATCTTGTTGCTGAGTTCACTGTACGAGTGACAGACAAACTTGGTGAAGCTCTTTCAAATAACCCAGAGTATGATGAAAATAGTAACCGCGCCTTTGCTTCAGCCACTAACGACATTGATAGAAACTCCCATGACCGTGTGGACTATCTCAATGACGGAAATCATTCAGAAAATCGTCGTTGGACAAACTGGTCTCCAACACCATCTTCAAATCCAGAAGTATCAGCGGGTGTAATCTTCCGTGAAAATGGTAAGATTGTCGAACGGACTGTTGCGCAAGCTAAACTTCATTTCTTTGCAGATAGTGGTACGGATGCCCCATCTAAACTCGTTTTGGAACGCTATATTGGCCCAGATTTTGAAGTTCCTACCTACTATTCTAACTACCAAGCCTACGATGCAGCTCATCCATTCAATAATCCAGAAAATTGGGAAGCTGTGCCTTATCGTGCGGATAAAGACATCGCAGCTGGTGATGAAATCAACGTAACATTTAAAGCTGTCAAAGCCAAAGCCATGAGATGGCGTATGGAGCGCAAAGCGGATAAGAAGGGTGTTGCGATGATTGAGATGACCTTCCTTGCACCGAGTGAATTACCTCAAGAAAGTACCCAATCAAAAATTCTTGTAGATGGAAAAGAGCTTCCTGACTTCGCTGAAGATCGTCAAGACTACCAAATCACCTATAAAGGTCAACGTCCAAAAGTCTCAGTCGAAGAAAGCAATCAAGTAGCTTCAACAGTTGTAGATAGCGGAGACGATAGCCTTCCAGTACTTGTTCGTCTTGTTTCAGAAAGTGGAAAACAAGTCAAGGAATACCGTATCCAGTTGACTAAGGAAAAACCAGTTTCTGAGAAGACTGTTGCTGCTGTACAAGAAGAACTTCCAAAACTCGAATTTGTTGAAAACGATTTGGCCTACAAGACAGTTGAGAAAAAGGATTCAACGCTGTATCTAGGAGAAACTCGTGTAGAACAAGAAGGAAAAGTTGGTAAGGAACGGATCTTCACAGTGGTTAATCCTAGTGGAAGTAAGGAAGAAAAACTCCGTGAAGTGGTAGAGGCTCCGACAGACCGCATCGTCTTGGTCGGAACAAAACCAGGAACCTCTCTTCCAGAAGACGAAGTGAAGAACCTTGTCCTCGACAGACCCGAACTTATAGTCGAAGAAGAAACCATCGACTTCAAGGTTCAGGAGCGTAAGTCTGATAAGTTGTATCTAGGAGAAACTCGTGTCCTACAAGAAGGTCAAAAAGGTATTCGTCTTCACTTGATTGAAGTAGAAAATGGAAAACGTCAGCTTAAAGAAACTTACGATAAAGTCGCTGCTCAAGATCGTATAGTAGAAGTTGGCACTAAACCAGGAACTTCTCTTCCAGAAGATGAAGTGAAGAACCTAGTCCTTAACAGACCAGAACTTGTAATCGAAGAAGAAACAATTGATTTCAAGGTTCAGGAACAAAAGAATGATCAGCTTCCAGTAGGTCAAATTCGTGTTCTCCAAGAAGGTCAAAAAGGTATCCGTGTTCACTTAATCGAAGTTGAAAATGGCAAGCGAACTGAAAAAGAAAGCTATGATAAAGTCATGGCTCAAGATCGCATTGTAGAAGTAGGTACGGCTAGTGAAACAACTAAACCAGTACCTCAAGAATCTACAAAACCACAAGTATCAGAAAAAGCAGATACAAAAGAAATCTCCTCAAGTGAAGCTAGTCAAGCTCAAGAAGAACAGTTACCAAATACAGGAAGTGCAGCAAGTCAAGCAGCTCTAGCAGCAGGTTTAGCTCTTCTTGGTTTGAGTGCAGGTCTAGTGGCCACTAAAGGTAAAAAAGAAGACTAG